A region of the Anguilla anguilla isolate fAngAng1 chromosome 16, fAngAng1.pri, whole genome shotgun sequence genome:
ACACTGATGTCGTCAAGGAAGCGGAATATGTCGCTGATGTCATCGCTATCCTCCTCGGAGCGGGTGAAAGGGTGCTTCTCACCGTACTTGCTGAGGCTCACAAAGTCCCTCAGTCTTCTGCGGTCACagttctctgtctgtgtgcccaCACTGAGCATGttctccacccctccaccctggAGAGAAGTGCAGTTGATGCTTTTGTCTTTGAATCGCTTCATGCCTTCTCTTCTATcggcccccgctcccccagccACGGAGCTGGCATCCTTCATTTTGGGCCCAGCGAGTTTGGCtccaaacgcagagggggagATGGCTGGTTGCTCCTTGGTGGCCTGATAATGGTGCTCGTCATCCAAGCTGCCACCGATGTGGCGCCGCTCATTTCTAGACTGCTTCAGGAAAGACCGCTCAAAACCTGGCCCCTCTTCGGTATTCAGGCTCAGGCTCTTGATTGGCCAGGCTGGCTGCCGGCCTGGTTTCCCCGGTGTTCTCCCGCCACCAGCACATTCAGTCACCGGTGTAGGACCGAAGTAGGTGGACGCCTGCAGGTCATCCAGGCTTTCATGCTTAGCACGGCGGGCCTCTGGGCAGGGAGAGCGGGCAGGCTCACTGTACGGGTTGCTGTACGGAAGCTCAAAGCTGTGGTTGAAGAAGTTGGGGGGTTTGCGTAGCTCACCCTGGGGGTACGCTCCACCTGACTGGACCCCAGGCGTGGAGTCCGTGGTGATCACCTGAGGCGAGAAAGCTGGGAGGTTGTGAAAATCCTCCTTAAAGATGTTCCTCTTGTGGACGCAGGAGTGCAAGGCGAGGGGCTCCGCGCTGGACACTAGCGTCTCCTTGACGGCCGGGTTCAGGGAGTCGGCGTCGGTGGTGGACTCGCTGTCGATGTCCGTGGGGAAGTAGGTGCTCTGCATGTCGCAGGGGGAGGGTGAGCGGGCGCTGCCGTAGTGCAGGAGGTGCTGAGGAAGGTGCTGTGGGAGGTGCTGCAGTTTGTCGAGAGATGCCGCTCTGCACTTCAGATCACCACCGACTCCCAGAAGGAGGCTGGGGTTGGGGGCCGGAATGAAGTGCTGACAGCCGTTGCAGTCCGATTTAGGGCAAGGCGAGGCTcttgaagggggaggggccccgCCATCCAGGAAGTCAAGGGCCCTATCACGGCCTGAGTACCGGTACACGTCACTATCCGACCGGCAGGACTCAAAGGATTGGTTCTTGTGGACTTTGGGCCGGTATGAGGAGGGACGTTTGTCTACAGTCGCCCCCCCATTCATCTGAATGAGATTGAACATGGTGACGATGTCTGCAGCCACGGTCCGCTTCTTGGACTGCTGGTCATCCCCGGAGCACCTCATCTTTTCCCTGAAGAGGGTGGCGGGGAAGCTTGGGTCCAGGCGGGCCATGTAAAACAGCAGGCTGCGCAgcttggttaagtgggctaagtCAAACCTGGTGCACAGGGACTTACACAGGTCCTGGTATGACACACTGCTGTACTTGGTGTCCAACTCGTCAAGAATCCTATGCAGAAAGAGCGAGTACTCTGGATCCATGTCTGCTCTTGTCTCTCCTTCACTTCAGCAGAAATCGTGTTGCCTGCGGGAGGAAGAACTGGAATTAGCAGACAGTTGCTGCCAGCACTTTTACACCACATTATAACTAATTAAGCATCGCCGCACGCGGAATCTCATTAGGATATGGATTCAAACTATGAACCGAAAAACTATTTCATACAAAAAACGTGGTAAAATCCACTAAATCAGACGAGTAAATTATTTTAGAAGATTAAAGAAAGAACTAACCCCACAAGGcactgagaaaataaaaaatgagccTTGTGCAGAAGGAAAATAGCGCATAGCTCCAGCAGACCGTATCTTCCCAGCCATACAATGGCAGCTACttgcaggggggaaaaaaacatttttattttttacgtttCACTATAAAATACCGTGTTGAAGACATAAAGCATAACGTGATATCCAGTCATAACTAGTAGGACACGTAAAACCACATGTGCGCTCGGTCGTACTTCTGCATACAACAAGGCTTAATATTCAGGGTGCGTAAAAAACACAGAGCACTAGTGCCAACGATCCTTTGTGTAATGTATGCAACATTTAGAGCGATGGAAGGGGAAAACACGTACCTCATGCGCCATCCCATCTGCAGTCGTGCatgatttgattaaaaaaatattaatctaCTACAAACCTGCCGACAGAGCTAATTTAACGAGTGTGCATTTTTCCATTGGTTGTACACTCAATGCGTACGGCTTTTTAACGCATTCTTTTACATATGCTCCGTTTACAGAACTCCACGTCTCACAAGTGATGTTTTTCACCCGGGGGCTGATTCTCTCCCGACTTCAGACCGACCTCGGTGAAACGGAGCTGTCCACGGTCTTGAAGCGGGCTGCTGAAGGAACGCGGCTTTGTTACTGCCGGCTGTAATGACGTAATCATACCATCGCACGATCTGCAGGGTGAAAAGCATCGTTGGTTACTCCTTTACATTAGATCACCCCTTAATGTCTCTCACATTGTTAAATATCACCACTTCATGGAGACTATTAACACCGCCATCATTAATAATACTAATCACCAGGCATTATTTATGTTACACGATTATTAATTACTGATGATAAACTTTTGAATAATCAAGTAGCCTGTGCtactttttttcagttattgacCAGGACCCATCTTCAATGCTAAACTAAAAGAAAAGTGGACAGAGAGATCCACCGTGTAGGCTGCCCATATAGCCGACTGCACTGTACCGAAGAAATGCATTTGGGAAATCTCCCATAGAATAAGAAGATAATATAGAGCAACGGAGTACAAATCAATAGCATGTTTAATTTATGCACTCTGGGGAACACTATAGCCTAGTTACCTGCGCAAACCGAGGTGAAGTTGGTTTGAAGTTGGAAATTCAACAGATATTCGGACACCCAGTCTCGCCGACCCTTTCCCGCTTTGTCCCGGGATTAAGAGACACAATGCAACGGTCGTCGCAACGTTGGGTattcaaacattcaaacagataTTCACACAGCCAGGCTCGTATCGTCTTATTTTCACGATTTAGAAAGCTAGTGAAAGAGTTCTCAGGGGGATTGACCCACTCAGATAAATTCGTTGATGCATCATGGTGGATGTTTtcacaagattttaaaaaatgaaacagagctCTATTCATACTGCAGTAAGAGTGAGTGAAGACAACCAGCATTGCTAAGCCAGAGACCAAAGGAATTCTGTCCCGTAATCAGTATGGTTTCCTTAGCAACGGACGATCTATAGCTTCAGCAGCTAGCCAATCAATCACAGCAGTTCAATACTCCGCCCCAATGCCACCGTGCGAGAAGCAGTCGTATGCTTTCAGTTTTTATCAGTAGAGCACTTCTTTTCTCTTGCACACATTGCTTTGTCATTCTGAATAGCACAATATGGGAAGTATTAAGGCGCACTAATGTTTCTGGAGTTCTTAATTGCCACATAACTGTCTCAGTTCCTTCAACCAGCTTTTCTGaatggtagttttttttatcgGCGCCCACATGGATTAAGAGTGTATGGTGTGACGTAGTCACAAACGCCACTGTATTTGCGCTGCTTCCTTAAGACAACTCAAGACTTGACTATCATTGGacaatcattatttaaaattatataatattcgCCGAGAGACAGTGATTGTGACTTCGGCCGTTGTTTAACGCTGTTTATGTGAGTGCATCAGAAGATAGTCACTTCACCTGCATACGCCTGTGGCATTTTACAGGAGTGGACAGTGTAtccctacacagtaaaatgtccagtgttaatttaactcttaacAGATGACATTTGGTCCTACATTCCAGAGcaggaccaaatgttatctgttaagagtttaattaacactggatatttttctGTGGAGTCCTGAAATATTACCGGGGTCATTCATAGGGGTTATGAACGTCGTTTGTTCACAAAGGTTGATCAATTTGTTTCTCAGGCggagaaaaagtggaaaggGGAATATTCGTTTTTGAATATGACCATGCACATTAACATGCGCATAAAGCTCTACATGCAGATACTGCAATATAGGCATAGAGACCTGAGAGATACATTGGAGACAGCATGCTCTGTAGAACCATGATGGATACTGCATTTAAGGAACAGGAAATTGTAAGCCGATTCCCCCCAACACATTTAACTCTAGACTGTGTCTGCAAGATGTACTGCAGGATAAACTGGGAGGCAATTTCAGTAATGGCAATGGTGCGTCTGCAGTGTTGGATTTGATTAGATCTCACTATGTCAGCACCAGCTGAGATAAACAAGAACATGCTATCCAATCATCCCCATTTCACAGCCTATTGTGtgttgtatgcgtgtgtgtgcgtgtctgtgtgtgtgtgtgtgtgtgtgtgtgcttgcgtgcgcagtgtgtctgtgtatgcagcGAATCCTTGCGAGTGAGAGTGAAAGCATTCATGAGTGTTTTACCCTGGTAAGATTATATGGTAAATATTATATGGTTTTACTTGGTGTAAGGCTGCTGTAGGTGTCGGATATTTTCTTCCTCAGGTTTAGGACACATCTGACATTActttaaaatacacttttttttagtgATATTAAATAGCACCACCTAAATGCATAATTTTAAGCATACAATGCATTAACTATATGAAATGCATTAACTATATgacaaattcattttgaaacagtagaagtaaattcattttcattctttcctGGCAATTCATTGCTCAAACGTCAAAATCACTAAGCTGAGTTCAGCTGAAGTTCAGTTTGTTGTCACAGAAACACCTGAGATGTTGTTTTGAAGGACAACAACATCTCATTCCATAAACACTGCTTCACTCCGGAATCTTTAATAACATCATGTCAAATGTCACCATTTTCTGACCCTGGTATTTAGGTATGTGTTGcaaaatatgtatattcatGCTGATCTATTGGTTCTGATTATTCTAAGACTATAGTTACCATCACCAAGGTTACAAGATCATTGCTGGCATGCTGCCATTGTGCCACACAAAACTGCCCATACTTTGCATCAACAGTTTGGTCAAAGTGGCTTTATGTCCCATTGACTGATGACTGCAGTCCTTGAGTGGACAGTGCAAGAAAGCACCCAACTACCGATTTACTGTACCTGCCTACCTATCCGTCCAACTGCCAGTTGTGCCTACTCACCTGCCTTACTTCCTGAACATGCCTGCCCATCTACCTGCACTGTAATTGGGtccatactgtacatgcacactgAGTCAGGACTGCTGTACCCAGCAGGCCGAGTGGTGGCTGTAGGACTGAAGAACCAGCTGGACCATCTGGCACCGACTGCATCCTAGGCACTAATTATAATTACACAGTTTCAGCAAAGCAATGCCAACTATCCGGCTCCTCTACTCCCAGCTACATTAAATATCCCTGCTATCTGGCATCAGACAGGAACTCCTGGGCCAATTAGTTAAAGCAGGAGTACAATATGAAACGCCTTTTAAACGTGTCCTGGGAAACTCCTGCTGCCCTGAGATCTCATCTGATCTGGCATGTAAACAGAGCTAAGAgaagaaagagttgggtgttgaattgacacacacacacacacgtgtacaggcatgtgcacacacacacacacacacacgtgtacaggcatgtgcacacacacacacatgcacatatgcacacatgcacacacacgcacaggcatattcctttctgttttgattttattttctgtcgTTTCTCACAGGACCGATCATGGTCACTGTATCACAAGCAAAGGCACCAACCACACAAGGCCGTGAAGACTGAAGCACTTACAGCACAATGAACATCCTTGAACCTCTCGCTCGTACCACCATGCCCCCCCTTACTCTCCTGCTAGCACCAccctgctcccctctcctcAGCCTTACCTGCAGCTGAAGTTTGGTTCTCGGTGGATTGCTCAGTATGGTAAACAATGCAGCTGCTGAAATTCAAGTCCTCGGCACTTAGCAACATCTCAGATTTAAATCATGGCCTGGAAAAAAGAATTGCATTCAGAGTAATCAAATCTACACAACATTAAATAAGGCGTTACCTTACCTTACTCCTTGCCCTCTACCACAAAAAAGTTTGCAGAATGAGAATTGCCTGGCAAAGAGCCTGTgatagaatgtgtgtgagtgtgcggttGTCTGTCATAGTTTTAATGGCCCTTATGTCAGATATTAATGGGAGTCATTAGTACACTCCCTTGGGCTGCCTGTGCTTTTAGGAGCCTCAGAGGCAGTTTTCACACTGATCCAGGGAGAGCCCCTGTACAAACTGCTGCTGTCCCATGACTGACCCAAGGTCAGTCTCTGCTGTTTCAACAGAGTCCTTTTGTGCCTTCTATGCATGTGCAAATTACCATCTAACTTCACTCTCTGTCATATCCACCTGATATACTGACATTTCTATTCAAGTAGGGCCTATGCAGTACTATGGTGACCTGTTGATGACCGTTTtggtataacattttttttgtgactgATCCAGGTTCAGGTACTCCTCTGCTTCTATTCCCTCCACAGAGGGAACTGCTGCAGAACATGTGTGGATAAAACTGAATTACCACAAGCATGTTGAAGCaagtgtgttcatgtgtgtgcattagttAATGTTCATGCATTGAATAATACACAACCATGACTTTAATCACTCAGTTTCAATCAGCCAGACATTAATGTCTGGTAACTGTTATTTGATGTCCTTTAGAAAACAATCAGTCCTGGAACACCATTAGAAGAGGATGCAGCCAAGACTGTTTTTACAACATAACAGAGCCCTATAAAGCATTTACTGAGGCTGCAGCTTCTATCGCCAGTAAACTCTGATTCAGTCAGTGATAGGCTCAATACGTATGTCAATCAGCAGGCGAACAGGCCTCATTGGTTAGATGAAAACTGAGGCGAACAGTGAACAATGATCCAGAACCACATCAAGCAAGGAAGAAAAGACAGTCATAAGATGTTGTCAGGTTAAGGCTGAAGCCTGACATTGACCCAGGGGCATACAGAAGTAAcggccagagaaagagaggaagatgacacagaaaaacaaaaacaaccatttCAAACACTCTGTACCTTATAGCTGGGCTTTGATTTGCTTCTGGGCGATGCTGCGGAGTCTGAGTTCCAGAGCAGCGAATAACGGGCATTCTGCTTCTCGCTTGCTGCACTGCTGAATTGGCTCAATCTCATGAATATAACTGGCCATGAGCCACAGAGAAATGACCTTTTTGCAGATATAAATCTGGCAGGCTGGGGAAGGGGGACATTAGTTTGAGGGCAGGCACTGTCTCTGGAGGGGGGAAATGACAGACGTTTGTCATTTGGGCAGAAGCCCGATAATCAGGCGACAACTCTGAAGCAGCGCATGTCTgatagctctctctctctctttctctctactcACTCTTTTCTCATGCTGTAAGGGAATGCTGTAACTACTGGGTAGCATTGTGCATGAGTATGCATATATTACCCAGGGTTCTTAAATTTGCAGAGATAAATTAAAGATATTTACTTACATCTGTGGGTGTTCCAtcttgaacacatttttaatgttctaAAGTGTTTTGGAATAAAATGATGCATAATGCCTGTCATGGGAAGTTTGACACGACTGAGATGCCACATTAGAGGTGAACTTGTCCACATGAACACAGAGTTCCATATCTTAAGTCACTTTTCAGGAGGTTTATTTTTTCACTAACTCTGGTAAAGCATCAATATACATCTCATAAAATCCTGTTTcttcataataataaacaaaaaaaacatttttctactCTGTTAGTTGGAAATGTGAGATGTATTATATTCTGAAATTAACCTGAGGGCTGGTTGTGATGGTTGTGGCTCATAACTTATGGATATAGTTTTGCATGAAGTGCCCACTTTCAGACCTTTGAATGATGCTCAGAGATCACCCTTTTAAAAGTTTTCTTTAAGCTGGAAGTTAGGCTCTCAGAAGTTACTTTTGTAAATCCCTTGTTACAATTTCACTATGGAAAGTGAAAATGCGATATATGTGGCACAGGCATCCATAAGGACTCTGGAGTGACAGGAGTTCAGGACAGCCAGCTATTGATCGTACACAGAGGTTTCCTGCTGAAGCTTAAGGATCTATAAATCCTGACAAGAACCCCATAAAGGTTAGAGGTAGTGATTTATTTTCAGGATTGTCATAACTCTTATGCTTTCTTCTTTCCAGCAGCATCATTAAATATGTACAGCAAGAAAATTGTTGGGTAGCAAGTATTCAACCTGTCttccattttgcacatttacaGTTTGACAGGGTAATTTATTCTTGGGGtccaggtgggggagggggggatgccTCAAGTCCTGTAATAGAGACAGAAAATATCTTGTTCTGCACCATCAAAGACAGCACTTTGTATGGAAAGTAAAACATAATAAGTCCTATGAATAATTAGTATGAAAATGTTGGATTATAGAAGTCAGGGGATATATTGACTAATATGTTTTGAACAACATAGTTGATAGGTACTTCTTTCAAAGAGACCACTAGAGGGCAAAGTCACAGATCTGATTGGTGGGTTATGTATGGAGCGAATTTAGCGCCAATATTATTTATACGTGTTTCACAACTCACACGCGTTCTGTGAACCGCAAAACACAATTCCTACTTGTTTTACGCATTGCTTcgaaaattatggccattattATGGAGATGGTCCAGCCTTTGCTGTTATAACAACcaccactcttctgggaagactttgTATGACATTAATTAACCTTTAATACATAACCTATGTATTACAGGTTATTGTAGCTATCCTATGAcatcatgcatttaaaatataaatacaaatggaaaTTCCAGGTTTAATtagataaaaaattaataatcatACAACATTATTTGCCGCGTAAGTCAATGGACAACTGTATAGTTAACGTGAAATACCACAACGGACATCTTGTAGCTGGACTCAAGGCCATGGCAGTTACTGCTATGCAACTACAGCAGGTGGCTGCTGGCTAGTTAGCCATTTGGCTAACTTGAATACCCGCCAAATATCAAGTAGTAGCTAGtgattgtgtaaataaaatgaaaatgaaaatatttaaaggtTAAGTCTCTatgaaagcacagaaaaagtGTTATTCTTTGGTATTATTAAATGCTTTGCTGCACTCACTTGGTATGAGCTACTCTTCCCCTGATTGGCAGTGGATACCTTAATTTTGATTGGTACACACACatggccagtgtgtgtgcatcaatTTTGTGGCCACAGCTTGAGCTTTGACATTGGTCATTTTTAGTTTGAGATCTGTAAAACAGGATTTGCAGTTTTGCGGCACTTAACACAcgtgtgaattattttttgcagtgcacaaaacatgcatgcattgcaaaacacatttaattaagaTTGGCATTAAATATGCTCCATAGTCATGCTGTTTCCTGGGCTAACTGCATTACACTCTGGGTGAGGGATATGTGCTTTGGGGTACTGCAAGGTCATTAAACTAGTGCTTTGGGGAATGATGAGGTCATCAGAGAGGGGTGCCATGGGGTGCTGTGAGGACTTCAGGCAGGGGTAGTATAGGGTATAGTGAACTGTTCTGTCATAGCCATGGCCATTAATAATTTGTTCATACCCTTGTAAACACCATTGATCTTCCTGTCAGAAGGGTTTTTTCAAAATAGATCAAGATCTACGACTCATGATTTTCATTTAGGAGTAAAAGGTAATTTTTCCTGTCAAACTCTCCGCAGTCCAgcaacaaaagaacagaaacaccAAAAGTACTTAGCCAAGGTAACTGCAGCAGGCAATGACATGTTCGCTGACCTCTGCTGCATCAGCACATCCCTAATGATACTCTGAATGCTGCTGTCACTCTCCCTCCTGGAGCTGTAGGAAAGAGCAAGGTCTCTCAGACAACACAGCAGGCAGCAGGGCACACAGGGAACGGTTTAAATTCCCTCTTTCACTTCACATGAAGCCTCAGAAAACCATGGTTGACCCTGAGACTTAATGAGCTGCACCACTGTCACCACCATATGGGGGTTAGGCGGGGAAGGGTGGGCGGGGGGACTGAGGGGGAGGGTGTAGAATGGGATTTCAGTGATAAACAGCACATAGCtcatagcacagcacagcacagctaaaaGGAAAGGTTATTAGCTGTTATTTAGTATTTAAATTAGAGAAAATGGACAGGAACTGTCACAAATTTTATCACTGTAAGAGGTTGATAAAACAGCCCCAGCTGGACTATCTGCTTGTCTGCAGCCCACCACCAACCTAAATGAGACCCTCCAGCCTTTACGAATGCAGGGAGTGATCAGGAAGCAGAATCCTGGCTGCAAGAGAAGGTGGGGAGAATTACAGATAACGTACTGTGCTCATACCTGAGGGTAATCTGGAGTATGTTTCCTTAGCAACCAAACTGACACTAAAGCACCTGTGTTTTAAGCAGACAGGATGCAGACATTCTGTATCCTTCCAAAACAGCAATTTCCTGCCTCCATAGTAACATTCTTCTGCCAAAACAGCAATGTCCTCCCTCCAAAAGAGCAACACTCTCCCACCAAAACAGTACAGTTCTTCTGCCAAAACAGCAATGTCCTCCCTCCAAACCAGTAATGTTCTTCTGCCAAAACAGCaattttttccctccaaaagaGCAGCACTCTCCTACCAAAACAATAACATTCTTCTGCCAGTACAGAAATGCACCCCACCAATAAACCACATTCTCCAGTCAGTATAGCAACATACACCCCAACCAATACAGAATGTTCTCCAGCTAATACAGAAAAGTTATCTTGCCAGTATAGCAATGTTCCCCCTCCATTCCAGCAGCTTGGTGTAGATTGGAGATCAGTACTGACACCGCAGGTCTCCTGCCACCCACAGACAAAGCACTCTTTATAGACATTTCCCTACTTAAACCCACTGAAATCAACCAGATCTGTGTATCCTACTTCATCAGCATCAAACATCACTAAgaccaaacacatgcacaagtgCCACAGATGAATACAGCAATACATTTAGTGAGTGATAATGTATGTCTCTGCCAACCTCTCCattatgaaaacatgaaactgAATATTGAATGTAAGTTTGTAAATCTTAGGTTACAAATGACAAGGAACTTGTGACTCTATGGTCcaacatttcagttatttgttgtaattctgttcattaaaaaatagttaatttaaaaaataaataaaatcaactaGGACAGACTGTCCTGGATGCCATCCGGTCTCGATGCAGTGGCATCCAACTCCCTACATAATACATATTGATTCATTTCATAGCCTGGCTGCTTGGCAGACAAAAGCTTTGATTGAAGCCTGCTTTCAATGTGAAGGAGAAACATACAATGTAATTGAATTATCTCAGGCAAAACTGACTAACGCATTTCAGACCACTGAGGGGTGAGGTGAGGCcgtctccacctccctctccctctcccgcgaCTCACCTCACCTCAGTTCTCCCAGGTTCGGCTGGCGAGTGACTCACCAGACACCTTTCTGCCGCAGACACCTCAGCCCTGGTCTCATTTCCTCTCTGCCTCAGGGAGCGGCGAGGGGCGAGTGCCAAGCGCTAACCGCTAAAGCACGAAGCGTAGAGGTTTAGAGCCCCTCTACTGGACCACCTGTCACAGCCACTCACAAGAAAGCGCCCTTACAGCGGCTCTGTAAGAAGTGTTGTTAGAGCCACTCAACAGAAAAGGCTATTTAAGCTGCTCAATAAGAATTGCTTTTTGGAGCCACTTAACAGGAAGTGCTATTAGAGCCACTCAACTGGGATGCTGAGTAGGAATTGTCGTTAGAGCcactgaacaggaagtgatgttgTGAGCTGCTTAATCTTAAGTGATGTCATATTctgattaaaatacaaattccTACATTCCTGATTATGCAAAACGTGCACATATAGTTGCATATAGTCTGGCTTTTCCAGCAACAGCAGCTGATGGAAAGAGGTTTAAATGAACAGCGTAAATAAACGGGTAACAGTACGGAAGTTCCTGCCCCTCTTGCTTGCGCTCGGCCCCGGAACAGACACAGCGGCCCGCTAGCCAACTGCGCGCCCTCCTCAGGTCACTCTGCCTACCTCCACGTCTAAACACAGGACAATGTGAAGCTGttacattatgaaaataatatgaaaatactGAATACAGAGGAAGCACCATTAAGCAATATCTTACACTGAAtttagtattaataataataagaataataataattttgtgtgtttatgactCATGGGCATTTTATTAGTATGTTTTTCTCCTACTCTATCACTGatccatgtttatttttgttcctcACACCTCATTGTTTGCTCTTATCTGTGAGCAGAAACATGCACGGCTCAATTACTGTACAAATATACCCTTTGGATCCAATACCGGTTTGTCTTTTAGCACAAATTCTATGCATTTTGTCATGTGAAATGTGttctaataaaatgtataacataAGTTCTCATTCTGACCaagtaataaaaaacaaatgaatttacAGTACACGTGAAAACAGAAATTTTCTAAAAGCATGACTATTTTACTTTACAACAGTCCATGTATGCAAGTACAAAAATTGTAAACAATACTGTTTACATTAACTGACAAAATGGTTATATCTCTGGATTATACAAATATTTCCTGCATTTAATACAAAAATTTTCAGCTGAACCAAATCAGCACCATAGATCTTCATGAGcattttatattcaaatgatCTGTGCAGCTGAAGTCTTACAGTACATGGATATCAAAACATTTTGGATTAATAATAGAAAAGTAAATAGCAACAGTGGTAAAGAAATGAACCAACAGGTAAGGTGCCATttagtattaataataaaaaactataATAAGCAGCACCAAAAACAGTGGGAGTAACAGAGGTTGTGTGCCTTATGCAAGGCCAAAACGAGCAGCGGTCCATGTgaccaaacccacagccacCTGGGTATGTACCCAGTTCATTACCCATGGTACCACACTGCACCAGTGTGGGTGGGGCTCCACATCAACACACTGCGAGGTACAGCCCAGCTGCTGTCGAAGATAATTTTCTCCAGTAAATATCATTCCGGTCGAACAGTAATCAACCTGGAGAACAATTCTGTGGGAGTGGAAGTGGGAgtgccccatccccccccagtGAACCCTGCTCTCTCCCACACCTGCCTCCCTGCCCGTCTGTCCATGACCCTCTCTATCCATCTCAGTCCCAGTCTGTGAATGGGAACAGTGGCATGACCTAGACTGAGCCAGGAAAGATGCATGATTCTCTGTTCAATTCTTCATGTAATAGCTGGAGTTCCTCTGAGCGTGTGCAAGCTGTAGGACCTGAgtgttcctgtttctctgtccaCGGTTACTGCACAAACCCAGGCCTCTAATC
Encoded here:
- the LOC118214836 gene encoding major intrinsically disordered Notch2-binding receptor 1-like isoform X3 — encoded protein: MDPEYSLFLHRILDELDTKYSSVSYQDLCKSLCTRFDLAHLTKLRSLLFYMARLDPSFPATLFREKMRCSGDDQQSKKRTVAADIVTMFNLIQMNGGATVDKRPSSYRPKVHKNQSFESCRSDSDVYRYSGRDRALDFLDGGAPPPSRASPCPKSDCNGCQHFIPAPNPSLLLGVGGDLKCRAASLDKLQHLPQHLPQHLLHYGSARSPSPCDMQSTYFPTDIDSESTTDADSLNPAVKETLVSSAEPLALHSCVHKRNIFKEDFHNLPAFSPQVITTDSTPGVQSGGAYPQGELRKPPNFFNHSFELPYSNPYSEPARSPCPEARRAKHESLDDLQASTYFGPTPVTECAGGGRTPGKPGRQPAWPIKSLSLNTEEGPGFERSFLKQSRNERRHIGGSLDDEHHYQATKEQPAISPSAFGAKLAGPKMKDASSVAGGAGADRREGMKRFKDKSINCTSLQGGGVENMLSVGTQTENCDRRRLRDFVSLSKYGEKHPFTRSEEDSDDISDIFRFLDDISVCGSTGVIQSSCYNSVGSLSQVKSDGDSSPEQSSAKLGKGAKKLERLFHSLESTDDELKASMVKLVLRIGQIEKKLESLSGVRGEISQVLSKLNKLDQKIQEPEAVGRQKEMSPQSELRLNMDSSPIAFRCHTTGHVPKADGKAEWCCLDVSAAGSDGRRVKSLKRSLFSRQSSRCLTEDSATESKIASISNSPRDWRPGTSEEGKEKDRDSKDRHRKQKEIDRSKVPKDSYLIEQVFSPPPFPPSIKSHMKGSPLYTDLRLSELPEGKRMAPPWGLDKSKLPALDLQTQDSLNPNNLEYWMEDIYTPGYDSLLKRQEAEFRRAKIFSCYSVSYCIIEAKEPVLIPM
- the LOC118214836 gene encoding major intrinsically disordered Notch2-binding receptor 1-like isoform X1, translating into MDPEYSLFLHRILDELDTKYSSVSYQDLCKSLCTRFDLAHLTKLRSLLFYMARLDPSFPATLFREKMRCSGDDQQSKKRTVAADIVTMFNLIQMNGGATVDKRPSSYRPKVHKNQSFESCRSDSDVYRYSGRDRALDFLDGGAPPPSRASPCPKSDCNGCQHFIPAPNPSLLLGVGGDLKCRAASLDKLQHLPQHLPQHLLHYGSARSPSPCDMQSTYFPTDIDSESTTDADSLNPAVKETLVSSAEPLALHSCVHKRNIFKEDFHNLPAFSPQVITTDSTPGVQSGGAYPQGELRKPPNFFNHSFELPYSNPYSEPARSPCPEARRAKHESLDDLQASTYFGPTPVTECAGGGRTPGKPGRQPAWPIKSLSLNTEEGPGFERSFLKQSRNERRHIGGSLDDEHHYQATKEQPAISPSAFGAKLAGPKMKDASSVAGGAGADRREGMKRFKDKSINCTSLQGGGVENMLSVGTQTENCDRRRLRDFVSLSKYGEKHPFTRSEEDSDDISDIFRFLDDISVCGSTGVIQSSCYNSVGSLSQVKSDGDSSPEQSSAKLGKGAKKLERLFHSLESTDDELKASMVKLVLRIGQIEKKLESLSGVRGEISQVLSKLNKLDQKIQEPEAVGRQKEMSPQSELRLNMDSSPIAFRCHTTGHVPKADGKAEWCCLDVSAAGSDGRRVKSLKRSLFSRQSSRCLTEDSATESKIASISNSPRDWRPGTSEEGKEKDRDSKDRHRKQKEIDRSKVPKDSYLIEQVFSPPPFPPSIKSHMKGSPLYTDLRLSELPEGKRMAPPWGLDKSKLPALDLQTQDSLNPNNLEYWMEDIYTPGYDSLLKRQEAEFRRAKRNAGILFYLQRDSRIQSQSTFISLGVKLSSSSRP